The following coding sequences lie in one Candidatus Nitrospira allomarina genomic window:
- a CDS encoding FmdB family zinc ribbon protein — protein MPIFAYRCQECSHQFEMLVHGSTIPECPECQANRLEKQLTGFAVGGTGSGMNIVDPGSCGSCGDPRGPGACSMN, from the coding sequence ATGCCGATTTTTGCCTATAGGTGTCAGGAATGTTCGCATCAATTTGAGATGCTTGTCCATGGCTCAACCATCCCGGAATGTCCGGAATGTCAGGCGAATAGACTTGAGAAACAGTTGACGGGATTTGCCGTAGGGGGGACAGGCAGTGGCATGAACATTGTTGATCCAGGCAGTTGCGGATCCTGCGGGGATCCCCGTGGACCAGGCGCCTGCTCGATGAATTAA
- a CDS encoding PQQ-dependent sugar dehydrogenase, whose translation MMGIVIGITIGLWSTSGWSLSGKPAPVKGPIELQPLVEHDFSKPVFLTASPDQTNRLFVVEQSGRIVILTPGQRNPSLFLDIAEKLSTGGERGLLGLAFHPQYSKNGRFFVNYTRAQDGATVIAEYHVSSDPARADPQETIRLVIPQPYSNHNGGMIAFGPDAFLYIGTGDGGAGGDPENRAQNRKSLLGKFLRIDIDGPPPYRIPPDNPFVGQPGQPEIFALGLRNPWRFSFDRRTGDLWAGDVGQNLWEEIDVIAKGKNYGWRLLEGTHCFNPAKNCEPAQQVITPPVTEYRHEQGRCSVTGGYVYRGKRVPSLEGLYVFGDYCTGEIWGYRNGQTTQLLDTELRIASFGEDPEGELYVIGHQGKIFQIAPHASIALP comes from the coding sequence ATGATGGGAATCGTCATAGGCATAACGATAGGCCTTTGGTCAACCTCGGGCTGGAGTCTTTCTGGAAAACCTGCCCCTGTCAAAGGCCCCATTGAATTGCAACCCCTGGTGGAACATGACTTTTCCAAGCCGGTCTTTCTCACCGCCAGTCCGGATCAGACCAATCGCTTGTTTGTGGTAGAACAGAGTGGCCGCATTGTCATCCTGACCCCAGGCCAACGGAATCCGTCTCTTTTCCTGGATATCGCTGAAAAGCTGTCCACAGGAGGGGAACGAGGACTCCTGGGTCTGGCATTCCATCCTCAGTACTCGAAAAATGGCCGGTTCTTTGTCAACTACACCAGGGCACAAGACGGGGCCACGGTGATTGCCGAATACCACGTATCATCCGACCCTGCCCGGGCGGACCCACAAGAAACCATCCGACTCGTCATTCCACAACCCTACAGCAACCATAATGGAGGCATGATCGCCTTTGGCCCCGATGCATTCTTGTATATTGGGACGGGAGATGGCGGAGCAGGCGGTGATCCGGAGAATCGAGCGCAAAATCGAAAGTCTTTGTTGGGTAAATTCCTTCGGATCGATATTGATGGACCGCCTCCCTACCGCATACCTCCCGACAATCCCTTTGTCGGACAACCGGGCCAACCTGAAATCTTTGCGCTTGGCCTTCGCAATCCCTGGCGCTTTTCCTTTGACCGCCGGACCGGAGACTTATGGGCCGGGGATGTCGGACAGAACCTTTGGGAAGAAATCGATGTAATTGCAAAGGGGAAAAACTATGGATGGCGGCTCTTAGAGGGCACCCACTGTTTCAATCCCGCCAAGAACTGCGAACCGGCCCAGCAGGTGATCACGCCGCCGGTCACAGAATACCGACACGAACAGGGACGATGCTCGGTGACCGGAGGCTATGTCTATCGTGGAAAACGCGTGCCTTCATTAGAAGGGCTCTATGTGTTCGGGGATTATTGTACCGGAGAAATCTGGGGTTATCGCAACGGACAGACCACACAACTGCTGGATACGGAACTACGAATCGCGTCTTTTGGGGAAGATCCTGAGGGAGAACTCTATGTGATCGGTCATCAAGGCAAGATTTTTCAGATCGCACCTCACGCCTCGATTGCCTTGCCCTAG
- a CDS encoding rod shape-determining protein: MPGLSDILGWFSSDLAIDLGTATTLVYVRGKGIVLSEPSVVAIEKQSNTVLAVGVEAKRMVGRTPGNIVAIRPIKEGVIADFAMTERMLHYFITKAHNRRAFVRPRCIIGVPSRITEVEQRAVRESASQAGAREVYLIEEPVAAAIGAGLPITEPSGNMVVDIGGGTTDIAVISLGGIVCSESVKVAGDSMDDAIMSYIKRRYNLLIGDHMAEKVKIEVGSAYPLEQAKTMMVKGRDMISGIPRTVVVNDSEIREALEDPIHAIVNALRNALENTPPELAGDIIDKGVVITGGGSLLPGIATRFQEETNLPIITVEDPLTSVVYGVGKALDEVDLFQKIQKF, encoded by the coding sequence ATGCCAGGGTTGAGTGATATTCTAGGGTGGTTTTCAAGTGATTTAGCCATCGATTTAGGTACGGCAACGACACTGGTCTATGTTCGTGGTAAAGGCATCGTCTTGAGTGAACCCTCGGTGGTGGCCATCGAAAAACAATCGAACACGGTATTGGCCGTGGGTGTCGAAGCCAAGCGCATGGTGGGAAGGACGCCGGGTAATATTGTGGCGATCCGCCCGATCAAAGAAGGGGTCATTGCCGATTTCGCCATGACCGAACGCATGTTGCATTATTTTATTACCAAAGCGCATAACCGACGGGCGTTCGTCAGGCCTCGCTGTATTATTGGTGTGCCATCCCGTATCACCGAAGTTGAGCAACGGGCCGTCCGTGAATCGGCCAGCCAAGCCGGCGCCCGGGAAGTCTATCTCATCGAAGAGCCGGTTGCGGCAGCAATTGGAGCGGGGTTACCGATCACAGAACCTTCGGGGAACATGGTGGTCGACATTGGAGGAGGTACCACCGATATTGCTGTCATTTCCCTTGGAGGCATTGTCTGTAGCGAGTCGGTGAAAGTGGCGGGTGACTCCATGGACGATGCCATTATGAGTTATATTAAGCGACGATATAACCTCCTGATCGGTGATCACATGGCGGAAAAGGTGAAAATCGAAGTCGGATCTGCCTATCCGTTAGAACAAGCCAAAACGATGATGGTCAAAGGGCGGGATATGATTTCGGGTATTCCCCGGACGGTAGTGGTGAATGATTCCGAGATTCGAGAAGCATTGGAAGATCCCATACATGCCATCGTGAATGCCTTACGAAACGCCTTGGAGAATACGCCTCCGGAATTAGCCGGAGATATTATCGATAAGGGAGTGGTGATTACAGGCGGGGGTTCGCTGTTGCCGGGCATCGCCACGCGGTTTCAGGAGGAAACCAATCTGCCCATCATTACGGTGGAAGATCCCTTAACCTCCGTGGTGTATGGCGTGGGAAAAGCTCTTGATGAAGTCGATTTGTTCCAAAAGATTCAAAAATTTTAA
- a CDS encoding M23 family metallopeptidase produces MSRVQKADFYGKESGARASPSLQTDHTLALKPGYGIRRGTFFVLLAPSSGGRVTSIVSKKGLLFIIVLALIAIYLGLIGNARWGDSTAPEISLEQPFELVGPTTPLVLRIHDDETGLRDISVRIIHNMETFSLADQSFSSEGWFSAAGGRDHEFTLNIVPYANSDLPRRQGQAQLIVTARDYSWRNWFEGNGQRLEKEFTPQFTPPRLELLSPPTTIVQGGTGIVRYRVIPEVSLHGVKIGEAFFPGYPAPDKAGMFAFIAFPYNLPSSTPIQVIADDGYGNSALMDVSFKVKPQSWRTRSITISDSFIRKTVPTILAQTPELQSMGDPLKDFLLVNDTLRKMNNETISKLAKSSRQEFLWKGAFRQLSGSQVEASFADHRKYTYKGQVVDTQDHLGFDLAVTQHYPVEAANNGIVIFAGYLGIYGNTIILDHGYGLLSLYAHLSSIEGKPGDAVTLGQPIGKSGTTGLAAGDHLHFSLILHGEQVNPTEWWDPFWVKTRIKDQLGLPSLVKPTDEEPEPATTHLGPSPAPVQ; encoded by the coding sequence ATGTCAAGAGTACAGAAAGCCGATTTCTATGGTAAGGAATCCGGCGCGCGCGCTTCACCGTCTCTTCAGACAGATCATACACTTGCTCTGAAGCCTGGGTATGGTATAAGAAGAGGAACATTTTTTGTCCTGCTCGCACCATCCTCTGGAGGAAGAGTTACCTCGATCGTGTCTAAAAAAGGCTTGCTGTTTATCATCGTCCTGGCTCTTATCGCCATTTACCTGGGATTAATTGGGAACGCACGATGGGGAGATTCCACCGCCCCTGAAATTTCTCTCGAGCAACCGTTCGAGCTGGTCGGCCCAACCACGCCACTGGTTCTTCGTATTCATGATGATGAGACCGGTCTTCGGGACATCTCAGTTCGCATTATTCACAACATGGAAACATTCAGCCTGGCCGACCAATCCTTTTCTTCCGAGGGGTGGTTTTCGGCAGCCGGAGGACGGGACCATGAATTCACGCTAAACATTGTTCCCTATGCCAACTCGGACCTGCCACGCCGGCAGGGTCAGGCTCAACTCATTGTGACCGCCAGGGATTATTCCTGGCGAAACTGGTTTGAAGGGAACGGACAACGATTGGAGAAGGAATTTACCCCGCAATTTACACCACCCAGATTGGAACTCCTATCACCCCCCACGACCATCGTGCAAGGTGGAACAGGGATCGTCAGGTATCGAGTGATCCCGGAAGTGTCCCTTCACGGGGTAAAGATTGGGGAAGCCTTTTTCCCGGGATATCCTGCTCCGGACAAAGCCGGAATGTTTGCCTTCATTGCCTTTCCTTATAATTTGCCGTCCTCGACCCCGATTCAAGTTATTGCCGACGACGGGTATGGCAATTCCGCTCTCATGGATGTGAGTTTCAAGGTCAAACCTCAATCCTGGCGTACCCGTTCCATCACGATTTCCGACTCATTTATTCGTAAAACGGTCCCAACCATTCTGGCACAGACCCCTGAATTACAAAGTATGGGCGATCCATTGAAGGATTTCCTTCTGGTCAACGACACGTTACGCAAAATGAATAACGAGACTATTTCCAAACTGGCTAAGAGCAGCCGCCAAGAATTTCTCTGGAAAGGGGCGTTTCGCCAATTGTCGGGCTCACAGGTTGAAGCCTCCTTCGCGGATCACCGCAAATATACGTATAAGGGACAGGTCGTCGATACCCAAGATCATTTAGGGTTTGATCTTGCCGTCACCCAGCATTATCCCGTCGAAGCGGCTAATAACGGAATTGTCATATTTGCTGGATATCTGGGAATTTATGGGAACACGATTATTCTTGATCATGGATATGGATTGCTCTCCTTGTATGCGCATCTCTCCTCGATTGAAGGCAAACCCGGTGACGCGGTCACCCTGGGACAACCCATTGGCAAATCAGGCACCACCGGTCTCGCAGCCGGCGATCACCTGCACTTTAGTTTGATTTTGCATGGCGAACAGGTGAATCCCACGGAATGGTGGGATCCGTTTTGGGTGAAAACCCGCATCAAAGACCAGTTAGGATTGCCCTCTCTGGTTAAACCAACGGATGAAGAACCGGAACCGGCCACAACACACTTAGGCCCCTCGCCCGCGCCAGTCCAGTAA